In Aspergillus chevalieri M1 DNA, chromosome 7, nearly complete sequence, the sequence GCCTATTGATGTGGTGGTTCCTACTGATGTGGTTGAGCTGCGGGCAACGTTTGTTAGGTTGACGGACGAACTACTTGGCcgatgagaagatgaaggccGGGATTCACTGCTCAGCTCGCCGACACCATCAAGGGACTCAAAACTAGAAGGTTCGCGGTTCGGAGGCAGAGTCGAGGGCAACTGTGGGGGAACCAGACTCTCCGTAGCCGGTGTACTGGCGGCCGTTTTGTCTGGCGAACTAGGTGGAGAACGGTGGGAGATTTCGATCATGGCACTTGTAGCGGTACTCTTCTCCTCGCTTTTACCGTCATAAACTTTGTCGATCTTCGCATTATCTGCCGTGACCACAGGATCAGCAGCGTTGGAAAACGTCTGAGATCGAATCGCTCGTGGCAATGGGGCAAGCTTCTCAACACCAGATGAGGATGCAGTCGGGCTATTTGGGTCTTCCGGGATAGATGACTTCGAGCCTTTGCGGGATTTCACGGCCGCAGGAGCAGGTTCAGAGAGCACCGGCATACTCATTGTACGGTCATCTTTCGATTTGAGCACGTTCAACGATTCATCCTTGTTGCCTTCTTGCTTCTGAGATTCGTCTGGAATAACTGCATTTGGATCATGTTTCGGGATTTCCCGCTCCCAGATTCCTCCACGGAACGGTTGAGAAAAGGTATCGAGGAAAGGCATATCATCCCAGAACGGCAAAACAACGCTTTCGGCAACGACTTCTCGGATTCTACTCTCGATAGTACGGAGGATAATGCCGTATGTTATCTGTTTCGAACTGACAACAGGCTCGATATCCATCACCATGTTCGGCATGGTTTCGAACGATATCCACATTCGGTTGCTGGGAGGGGGCTTGAAGCGAAGCAGCATGTGACCCTCGAGCTTCTTCAATACTATAGCGAGAACGATGTCGACCTCCCTAGCTTTGAAACGGGGGCCCAAGTCGATGCGCACCGTGGCAGAGATCTCTACCCGAAAATTACCGGTATATTGAAGATCTGTCTCGACGCAGCAGTTACCATCAACAGTAAGATCTTTAAGTCTTGGGTTAGTGATAAATGGGGCCCCTTCGCCCATATCAATCTTCCGCAAGCCGATCTTGCTGATGAAGTTGGGTTTGTTGACCCGAGAGATCTTCTTGGTAATCTTTCCCCGTACAAATTCCTCCATCTCTGGCGTCTTGTACAAAGCGAGGAACAGTCTACCAAGCACCGCATTGATCCATCTTGTTTGTAGCTGCTCCTCTGAGGAATGCAACCGCTGGACGAGAGTGACAATATGCCTGGTATCGAACTGCTGGCACTTGGGTGGCCTGCTATCCGGATCCCACATCTTCGCCTGATTTTGAAGCAAGGCAAAGTAAAAGTCCTCTTTCTCCGACAGATTTTCTGAGAATAAATAAAACGGGGGCGTCGGGCCACCCAAGTCACCGAGAGATTCCAGTCGTCGCGAGAGACAGATAGCATTCCTCTTCAGCCAGAGCTCGCCTTCGGGGATCTTCTCCTCTTTGTCGCCGCCGCAGATGCTCACATCGTGGTGAGCAAGCGAGATCACATACCGCACTTCGACTTGGTTCGCATCATCATAGAGCATAAGATGGCCATGCCTATTCCGGAGTAGTATACAATTAGCGTCGGCACAGGGGTACAACGAGAGACGGAGAGGTATACCGAAGAACAATATAAAACACATTCCTAGCCCTCTTCCCACTCTTCCCATTTGTCTTTGCCGGCTCAATGCTCGGTGTCTGCTTTCTGTCAAACAGACTCCGGTACATAGTCTGATAGACGCTGGGACTCTCCGCGGCGATCACCTCCCCAGCCGGTGTAGTCCGCTCTGGCGGTTTCCCATTAACTCCACCGGGTACATACTCGCGACAGACGGCAAAGTAACCCGCCGCGACGTCCGACTCATGCGTGCGATGGAACTCCTCTGCCAGTGCATCCGTCCCGGACTTGAGGCTGTCTTGGTCATCGCTAGGACGGCGGAGGAAATCTGGAACTCGCGCGTGTTCGCATTCCTGCTGTTGTTTCTGTTGTTTCTGAGATGGCGAAGTCGGAGTATCCGGGAGGGAGAGGTAGATGAACAGGAAGACCAGCGACAGGACTAGAGGGAAGAAGGTGAGTCCGCCGAGGAGGTATACGAAGAGAAAGCTGCCGACTGAACCCATCGGGACCAAGTGGATTAAAGAGGCAGCAACGAAAGCTCCATCATCATAGAAACAGCGATGCTGTTTGCCTGGTTCGTAGTATCTGTGGCACTTAACTCACCAATACCTGAGCAGATAGAGATGGATAAGCGTACAAGTAAAGGTGTCGTTTCGCCGAACAGAGCAGGCTGGGCGAGTCGATGAACGCATGGGAGTATCGATACGAGGTAAGGACGTAAACCGCCCGCGGACCAATCAGAAAGCTCGGCCCCTCTACATGACGGCATCGGGAGAGGATCATTGTTGGTCCGGGGGTCACGGGTGCTTCCGCTGGTAATATTACGGTATTTCAGTACAGCGGAGGCCTCGGAAGGACAGTGGACAGTACCAGTAGCAGTATGTAGCAGTAGTATTGGGGTTCATCTCTATGAAACACTCCAGTCGCCAGTAGATTATAGCCCTGGTACCACAGTTGTATCCGATGCTAAGGTACAAAGTTAGTTTCTGTTCCTGACATAATCTTAGCATATCTTAGCATAGGAACATCCTGTATGAAGTATCCCGGTACACCGTTCTATCTAGATCTATTTTCATATCACAGAGAGATTCAATCCAGCCCTACCAAATGTCACACATGACACGGatacttttcttttcacaTACAGCGAAGAAACAATCAATGAAAACATAAAACATACACATGAGGCATAATAGTACATGGGATATTCCAAAAGCAACAACGCCTATATGACATGGCGCTTTTTCGTGTATGAAATGGACGATGATGGTAGTTCCTCTACTTCCGTCGCTTCATGGTCTTCTCGCACATTtcaatcaagccagacttggCTGCACTGTCAGGGAAGTCGCTAATAGCAGCAATGGCGTTATTGGCGTATTCCCGGGCAAGGGCGCGGGTCTGCTCGACACCGTCGCTCTTGTGTACAATTTCACGGGCCTACAAATTGCAATTAATACTAGTTTCTAGAAGATCAAGGCACTTTCAAAACTTACCCTTTGCACATCTCCCTCCTGCGAGAATTTCCGGCCAACCAAAGGACCAAGCTCAGGGTTCTGCTTCCATGCAAACAAGAGAGGAGCAGTCGCGAGACCTAATTCCAGATCCGCACCGGCAGGCTTGCCCAGCTCCACCTCAGTCACAGTGTAGTCCAGCATGTCATCCACAAGCTGGAAAGCCAAACCCAGGTTGCGGCCGTAGGAGTAGGCAGCCTCAATCACCTCGGGGGCACTCTGGCTAAGCACCGCTGTCGAGCGGCACGACTTGCTGATCAAACTGGCCGTCTTCAGGTATGTCTTCTGGAGGTAGTAGGAGATGGTCTCGTCGGTGAAAACGGGGTTCTTCTCGTCCTCGGCCGTGTTCTTCAATTGCATGAACTCGCCCTCAACAAGGTTGGCAATCACGGTACCCATCAATTCCGTGACCTCGGGGTCGCGCAGACGTGCCAACGCAACCGAGGCACGTCCCAACAAGAAGTCACCAGCCAAAACCGCCATCTTGTTTCCAAACTGAATATTTGCGGAGTTGGCACCCCTGCGGGTAACTGCGTTATCAATGACGTCGTCGTGGAGGAGCGAAGCTGTGTGAATCAATTCGGTGATCTCAGCCAGTCGCCGTTGGGACGGGAGGATGTTCTCATCGCCTTCAAAGTCGTACTTGGCCTCGGCAGACCGGGCGACGAGCGGGTTCGTATCCGGATTCATATCAGACAGCACATCAGACGAGGTAATCGAATCATCGACCGACAGTGCATTCGCAGAATCAGCAGAAAGTCGTGGAGCTAGCGCAATTGCCTGGGACATAAGCAGGACCAACATGGGCCGCATGTGCTTGCCCTCGCTCCGGGTATAGTACTTGGCGACTTTATCGAGTGTAGGATGCCCCGAGCCTAGTAATTGCCGGATGTTCTTTGTGAGGAACTTGAGCTCCTTGCCCACAATTCTTAACGGGTCTACCGAAATGCCTGGGGGAGCCTTGGGCAGGCCTTTGAAGATTGTCTGAGCAGCGGATACGGCGGCGCCGAATGGGGGTGCATCTTTCCGCCTCGAGGGATGGTATTTCCTGGACTGCAGTTGGATTTGATTCGAGAGGTCATTGCGAAGGCATTGCCAACATATCGAGGTCGAGGGTACGGCTCGTGATGAGAGAACCAGCCCGGAGGCCGAGGAGGTTCGAACTTTCATGGTAAGAGGGATAAGACAGTTCAGGTCATGGAAGACATGGGAATTCAGCAACTACTGTCAATATCAGTATTCGACAATTGAAGGAATTGATAGACGAGGCCGGTTGCGTGCTGGTGCGGGAAATCCTAAACCGGCGGAAGAATTCGAAAATCGCGGCGGCGGTGACATCGGACCGGCACGGAGGCTCTGCGGAGATCTCTTACCATGCTCTACAAGCAATCCCCATACAAAATGGACAGGAAAATGGACAGGAAAAAAGGAATGCAGTCAGAGTTCAATGGTTGAGAGAATGAACTACGAGGCCACATAGCATCAGAaatagagagaaaagaaatgttCAATAAATAAATAGTCATGCCAACGACGCTAATGAGCTCAAGCCTGCCCATTTCCACATCGTACACACCGAACTGCGGACAAATGAAACAAAATGGAAGTGCCTGTCCATTGAAAAAAGCGGGCAAAAGCCTGCCGTAAAGATGATATCCTCCATTTCCTAGATCATTAAATCGCATCGAAGTCTCCACcagcatcctcatcatccatgtCCCCTTCCTGAATCTCCTTGGCCAACTCACGCTCACGTTCCCGGGCTTCCTGCGCGCTCTTCAGCTCAAGACGGTGCTGGTTCATTGGGAACCTCATAGCCTATTCGAAGGGGAAGTGTATTAGTCACTGTATATAACCAAGGTGTAACAATGCCAGAGGCTTACCTTGACACTCTCGTCATGAAGAGCCAAGCATGCCCGGATACGCTCGTCGAAGACCTCACCAGGCTCTCTGGTGGCATAGATGTCTCCAACTTCCTTGCTCTTCATGTAACCACTCTCGTGGTCGAGACTGGCCTCGATTACACCGTCCCGAATTGCTTTGGCAACGATGTACTCCGCCGACTCTTCACTATCCAAGCCCAAACGGAGACAGATGTCCCGCAGGGAGATGCGCGAGTAGGACAACGACATCATCCGAATACCCGTTTTGATGACGTTCTGTCTCAAACGGAGGATGAGGGTGTACGTGCCATCCTTTCTGAACGTAGCGGTATGTGTGGTTACAATGTTCAAGAAGCCATCCAAATCACCCACACTGACTGattgagaaagaaggaagtaCGGATGCATGGCACGCTCAAGCGCGGGCTGTCGGAAAATTGCGCGGTCAGGGATATCACCCATCAGCAGTTCGACGACTACCAACAGCTTGTGCGATGCTTGGTAAAAACCACGCGCAATGTTGCTGGTAGGCGATTTCCGGGTGGCCCCGATCAAGTTGTCGTGGGCATCAGTGTACTGCAGCTGGATAGCGCGAATACGGCCCAGGTAGTATAGATACCGAGCAATCTGGTTGTTGGACGCAGAAGCAGGGAATTGGTTGTGCGAGATGAGCAAGTCGGCCTGCGAAATGTGAGATGTCGACAGGTAGttgcgcagcagcagcgtcATCACCGTCGCTTGGGTGTCTGCATCCTTTCGAAGGACAGCAGTCCTGAGCGCTGCCAGCAAAGGCTGGCGGATCGACGTGACCGTAGCCGCAGGAGACGGGGGAAGAGGGGCAATTTGCTCAAAGAAAAGGGAGTAGTAGAAGTAAACGCGAGCAGCGAGCGAGTCAAGAGTGCGGCGGTTCAGCGTCCGCAAACGCTCGATCAACTCTGTCGAAAACTTGGCACCCTTTTGAATGTCTTTCTTGTCATACAGGTAAATCTGGGCAAGGATGGACAAATAAGTGTCCACCTCTGGCAAAATCTCCTTGGGAGAAGACTTGTTCTTTTCCGAATCGACTTCCATCTCCGAACTAGCCACAGCGCTTTCAATGGCGCCAGATCGATCGATGGCGTCAAGCAAGAACGAAGCCGTGAGACTCGATGGCGGGTAAGTCTCCACTATAACTTCTGAGAGCACGTCGGCCGTGATATGTTTGCGCATCGAGGATATCGATCGCAAAACGCGGAGTGTAAATCTGGGGTCGAATTGGGTGA encodes:
- the RPN3 gene encoding proteasome regulatory particle lid subunit RPN3 (COG:O;~EggNog:ENOG410PFHZ;~InterPro:IPR000717,IPR036390,IPR013586,IPR035267;~PFAM:PF08375,PF01399;~go_component: GO:0000502 - proteasome complex [Evidence IEA];~go_function: GO:0030234 - enzyme regulator activity [Evidence IEA];~go_process: GO:0042176 - regulation of protein catabolic process [Evidence IEA]); the encoded protein is MPERRSLRSNSKSEIPCSANDNQAFCSSQYPSSNKDKPAPARSTANKSKSAAPSKKAGSTNSSADSNMGKGDQRQANGSDPTKDGAKGSEDVEMGEDTAVPPTKGSRLSGGQGPDKEGDVAMDEGDESKSEPKIDPKVKAIQDIKTNFTLLERAVTQFDPRFTLRVLRSISSMRKHITADVLSEVIVETYPPSSLTASFLLDAIDRSGAIESAVASSEMEVDSEKNKSSPKEILPEVDTYLSILAQIYLYDKKDIQKGAKFSTELIERLRTLNRRTLDSLAARVYFYYSLFFEQIAPLPPSPAATVTSIRQPLLAALRTAVLRKDADTQATVMTLLLRNYLSTSHISQADLLISHNQFPASASNNQIARYLYYLGRIRAIQLQYTDAHDNLIGATRKSPTSNIARGFYQASHKLLVVVELLMGDIPDRAIFRQPALERAMHPYFLLSQSVSVGDLDGFLNIVTTHTATFRKDGTYTLILRLRQNVIKTGIRMMSLSYSRISLRDICLRLGLDSEESAEYIVAKAIRDGVIEASLDHESGYMKSKEVGDIYATREPGEVFDERIRACLALHDESVKAMRFPMNQHRLELKSAQEARERERELAKEIQEGDMDDEDAGGDFDAI
- the COQ1 gene encoding trans-hexaprenyltranstransferase (BUSCO:EOG092634B5;~COG:H;~EggNog:ENOG410PJ43;~InterPro:IPR033749,IPR008949,IPR000092;~PFAM:PF00348;~go_process: GO:0008299 - isoprenoid biosynthetic process [Evidence IEA]), whose protein sequence is MKVRTSSASGLVLSSRAVPSTSICWQCLRNDLSNQIQLQSRKYHPSRRKDAPPFGAAVSAAQTIFKGLPKAPPGISVDPLRIVGKELKFLTKNIRQLLGSGHPTLDKVAKYYTRSEGKHMRPMLVLLMSQAIALAPRLSADSANALSVDDSITSSDVLSDMNPDTNPLVARSAEAKYDFEGDENILPSQRRLAEITELIHTASLLHDDVIDNAVTRRGANSANIQFGNKMAVLAGDFLLGRASVALARLRDPEVTELMGTVIANLVEGEFMQLKNTAEDEKNPVFTDETISYYLQKTYLKTASLISKSCRSTAVLSQSAPEVIEAAYSYGRNLGLAFQLVDDMLDYTVTEVELGKPAGADLELGLATAPLLFAWKQNPELGPLVGRKFSQEGDVQRAREIVHKSDGVEQTRALAREYANNAIAAISDFPDSAAKSGLIEMCEKTMKRRK
- a CDS encoding SMP domain-containing protein (COG:S;~EggNog:ENOG410PFA6;~InterPro:IPR031468;~TransMembrane:1 (i7-34o);~go_function: GO:0008289 - lipid binding [Evidence IEA]); the encoded protein is MGSVGSFLFVYLLGGLTFFPLVLSLVFLFIYLSLPDTPTSPSQKQQKQQQECEHARVPDFLRRPSDDQDSLKSGTDALAEEFHRTHESDVAAGYFAVCREYVPGGVNGKPPERTTPAGEVIAAESPSVYQTMYRSLFDRKQTPSIEPAKTNGKSGKRARNVFYIVLRHGHLMLYDDANQVEVRYVISLAHHDVSICGGDKEEKIPEGELWLKRNAICLSRRLESLGDLGGPTPPFYLFSENLSEKEDFYFALLQNQAKMWDPDSRPPKCQQFDTRHIVTLVQRLHSSEEQLQTRWINAVLGRLFLALYKTPEMEEFVRGKITKKISRVNKPNFISKIGLRKIDMGEGAPFITNPRLKDLTVDGNCCVETDLQYTGNFRVEISATVRIDLGPRFKAREVDIVLAIVLKKLEGHMLLRFKPPPSNRMWISFETMPNMVMDIEPVVSSKQITYGIILRTIESRIREVVAESVVLPFWDDMPFLDTFSQPFRGGIWEREIPKHDPNAVIPDESQKQEGNKDESLNVLKSKDDRTMSMPVLSEPAPAAVKSRKGSKSSIPEDPNSPTASSSGVEKLAPLPRAIRSQTFSNAADPVVTADNAKIDKVYDGKSEEKSTATSAMIEISHRSPPSSPDKTAASTPATESLVPPQLPSTLPPNREPSSFESLDGVGELSSESRPSSSHRPSSSSVNLTNVARSSTTSVGTTTSIGSTKTKRRGTFDSLAKSISSTPSEDGKSQASITFGQATAVAKKWGLNMLGRGEQNAGQDAPRPAGTPEEPIGRGHPLPPPGTPLPHPDRYGGFKRNSVSTKRKPVPPPLPERSTHEGNKRPVPKPPLPRRKPVSNSEESVGQSDDLLVIEAPLDSGPDSPVVDLASSKGLLGQGAEQAVEDEPFESPVENHDIPGEADESLKCQETSQNSPPVARPSTPHGMEILSATDGFFP